The genomic stretch AGTAGGGGATATGGTTATCGTTACCGTTAAAAAGGGAACTCCTGAGATGAGAAAACAGGTTTTACCGGCAGTTGTAATAAGACAAAGAAAAGAAATTAGAAGACCAGACGGAACAAGAGTTAAGTTTGCAGATAATGCAGTTGTTATAGTAACTCCAGACGGAAACCCAAAAGGTTCTGATATTAAGGGACCTGTAGCTAAAGAAGCAGCAGAAAGATGGCCAGGTATTGCAAGAATTGCTAAAATAATAATCTAAATAAATAATAAAATAAACCTATAATCAAAGGTGAAATTATGGCTTTTACTAAGTCAAAACAGCCAAGAAAACAAAGAAAAGCATTATTTAATGCACCACTTCATTTGAGAAGAAAGGTTATGTCTGCAATGTTATCAAAAGAGTTAAAGGAAAAATTAGGTAAAAACGCCATTCCGGTTAGAAAGGGAGATGTTGTAAGAATAATGAGAGGAGACTTTAAAGGGTTGGAAGGAGAAGTTACAAAAGTTGATTTAAAAAGATACAGAATCCATGTTGAAGGAGCTTACAACAAAAGACAGGATGGAAAAGAAGTTCCATATCCAATTCATCCATCAAATGTTATGATTATTAAACTCTATGACAAAGATGAAAGAAGATTCAAACATATTAAAAAGTAAAACAAGAATTAAAAATATGTTAAGGTGAAAGAATGGGAAAAAAAGGTCCAAAAAGACATTTGAAAAGATTAGCCGCTCCAGTTAGATGGGAATTGCCAAGAAAAGTAGCTAAATTTACTGTTAGACCTTTACCAGGAGCTCACCCAATGAGTGAGTCATTACCTCTCTTACTTATTATTAGAGATATTTTAAAATATGCTGACAATGCAAGAGAGGCTAAAAAAATTATTAAGATGGGTAAAGTTTTAGTTGATGGTAGAGTTAGAAAAGAAGAGAAGTTACCTGTTGGATTGATGGATGTAGTCTCATTACCTGATGCAAATGAAAATTACAGAGTATTATTTGACAGAAAAGGAAGAATTAAATTAAATCCAACAGAAAATCCAGATTTAAAATTATGTAAAATTAAAAACAAAACTGTTGTTAAAGGAGGTCATATTCAACTAAACTTACACGATGGTAGAAACATATTAATTAGAGTTTCAGATCCTACAAACCCTAAAGAGGATGTATATAAAACTGGAGACACTCTATTAATTACAATCCCAGATCAAGAAATTAAAGCACATATTCCATTTGAAGTCGGTAAGTTAGCATACATTACCGGAGGAAAACACGTTGGAGACTTTGCAAGAATCGTTGAAATTGAGAAAAGAGGAATTTATCCAGACATAGTTACATTAGAGAACTTAGAAGGAGACAAATTCAAGACAGTTAAAGACTATGTCTTTGTCGTTGGAGACGAAGAACCAATAATTAAGTTGTAAATTTGTTATTATAAAGTAATGAGGGAGAAACATGAGCTTTGAAGAATTGTGGCAAAAAAATCCTATGTTAAAACCAAGAATTGAAAAAGTTGTTGTTAATTTTGGAGTAGGAGAAAGTGGAGATAGATTAACAAAAGGAGAAAAGGTTATAGAGGAATTAACTGGACAAAAACCTATAAGAACAAGAGCTAAGCAAACAAACCCAACATTTGGTATCAGAAAAAAATTACCTATTGGATTAAAAGTTACTTTGAGAGGTAAAAAAGCAGAAGAATTTTTAAAAAATGCTTTTGAGGCTTTTCAAAAAGAAGGTAAAAAATTATATGATTATTCATTTGATGATTACGGAAACTTCTCATTTGGTATCCATGAACATATAGATTTCCCTGGACAAAAATATGACCCAATGATTGGAATTTTTGGGATGGATGTTTGTGTAACATTAGAAAGACCTGGATTTAGAGTAAAAAGAAGAAAAAGATGTAGAGCAAAAGTTCCAAGAAGACATAGATTAACAAGAGAAGAGGCTATTGAATTTATAGAAAAAACCTTTGGAATTAAAGTTGAGAGAGTTTTAGAGGAAGAAGAAACACAATAAGAAAAAGGGTGATGTAGATGGCTAAAAAACCTTGGAAAAAAAAGTATGGGTATGGTATTAGACCATGCCAAAGATGTGGTCATGTAGGGCCAGGATTAATTAGAAAGTATGGGTTAAACCTTTGTAGACAATGTTTTAGAGAAATAGCTCATAAATTAGGATTTAAGAAATTAGATTAAAAATTTAAACTTAATTTAAAACATTTAAAAATTCTTTTGGAGGGAAAACATGAGTTTAATGGACCCACTAGCAAATGCATTAAACCATATTTCCAACTGTGAGAGAGTGGGTAAAAAGGTAGTGTATATAAAACCAGCATCTAAGTTAATTGGAAGAGTCTTAAAAGTTATGCAAGATCATGGATATATAGGAGAATTTGAATTTATAGAAGATGGAAGAGGAGGAATTTATAAAGTTGAATTAGTAGGTAAGATCAACAAATGTGGTGCTATAAAGCCAAGATTCCCTGTTAAAAAATTTGGATATGAAAAGTTTGAAAAAAGATACTTGCCAGCAAGAGATTTTGGAATATTAATTGTCTCAACTACTCAGGGAGTTATGAGCCACGAAGAAGCTAAGAAAAGAGGATTAGGTGGAAGATTATTAGCCTATGTCTATTAAACACGGATGTTAATTATAATAATTATAATAGAAACAAAATTAAATCTACATTTTGAGGTGAGTTTATGCCTGTTGCCGCCTATCTTGAGAGAAGAATTAAAATTCCAGAAAATGTTCAAGTAGAAATAAACAATAATGAAATCGTTGTTAAAAGTGGAGGGAAGGAATTAAAGAGAAAATTTGAACATCCAAAAATTGTAATTAAAAAAGAAGGAGATGAAATTGTTGTATCTTGCGAATATCCAAGAAGAAAAGATAAAGCAATGATTGGAACTATAACAGCACACATAAATAACATGATTAAAGGAGTTACAGAAGGATTTACATACAAACTAAAAATTAGATATGCTCACTTCCCAATGAAAGTTAGTGTTAAGGGTAATGAAGTCATCATTGAAAACTTCTTAGGAGAAAAACACCCAAGAAGAGCAAAAATCTTAGAAGGAGTTACAGTCAAAGTTAGTGGAGAGGATGTTATAGTTACTGGAATCGATAAAGAAAAAGTAGGACAAACCGCCGCCAATATAGAACAGGCTACAAGAATTAAAAATAGAGATCCAAGAGTTTTCCAGGATGGAATTTATATTGTAGAGAAGGCTGGAAAGGTCATCTAAAAATTTAAATAAGAGGGAGATAATATGGATAGGCTATTAAGATTAAGATTCAAATTAAAAATGAAAAAGCCTGACTTTATAAGACAAGAGGCACACAGACATAAAAGGTTAGGAGAAAAATGGAGAAGACCTAAAGGAAGACATAGTAAGATGAGATTAAAATGGAAAGAAAAGCCTCCTGTCGTTGAAATTGGATACAGAATGCCAAAAGCTGTTAGAGGATTACACCCAAGTGGTTTAGAGGATGTTTTAGTTTATAATGTTAAAGATTTAGAAAAATTAAACCCTGAAACACAGGGAGCAAGGATTGCTTCAACAGTTGGTAAGAGAAAGAAAATTGAAATCATCAAAAGAGCAAGAGAGTTAGGAATAAGAATATTAAATATATCAGAAGAGAAACAGGAAGAATTATTAAAATTTGCTGAAAAACTAAATAACAACAATGAAAATGAATAACTAAGCTTTTTTAATATTTAATACCCTCTTAGTTTATAAGGTGAGAGTTATGGACGTATCAGTTCAAAGAAAATTAGCTGCTGAAATATTAAAATGTGGTATTGATAGAGTTTGGATAGATCCAACACAGTTAGAAAGAGTTAAAATGGCAATGACAAGAGATGATATAAGATCTTTAATTAAAGATGGAGTTATTAAGAAAAAACAGAAAAAGGGTATAAGTAGTGCAAGAGTTAAAAAATTAAAAGAGCAAAAAAAGAAAGGTAGAAGAAGAGGTCCTGGTTCAAGAAGAGGAGCTGCAGGGGCAAGAACTCCTCCAAAAGAAAGATGGATGGCTACAATTAGAGCTTTGAGAAAAACATTAAAATATTTAAGAGATTCTGGAAAAATTGATAGAAAAGTTTATAGAAAACTTTACAGAATGGCTAAAGGTGGAGCATTCAGAAGTAAGAGCCACCTCTTCCTATATATGAAAGAACACGACCTTTTAAAACAATAAATAATTTTTAATTTAACAGGGTGAGATGTTATGGCTACAGGTCCAACTTATAGAGTTAAATTTAGAAGAAGAAGAGAAGCAAAAACTGATTACAGAAAAAGATTAAAATTATTATTATCAAGAAAGCCAAGATTGGTTGTAAGGAAATCTTTGAATCATTGTATAGCTCAAATAGTATTGTATGATGAAAAAGGTGACAAAACAGTTGTATCTGCTCATTCAAGAGAATTAATTAAGTTGGGTTATAAAGGACATACCGGAAACTTGCCTTCAGCATACTTAACAGGCTACTTGTTAGGTAAAAAAGCCTTAGCTAAGGGTTATACCGAGGCAGTTTTAGATATTGGGTTGCATAGAGCTACAAAAGGAGCAGCAGTATTTGCAATGCTAAAAGGAGCTTTAGATGCTGGTATGAATATTCCACATGGAGAGGAGATATTACCATCAGAAGATAGAATAAGAGGAGAACACATAAAGGCTTATGCTGAGATGTTAAAAGAAGAAGATGAGGAAAAATACAAAAGACAGTTTTCAAAATACTTAGAGAAAGGTTTAGAACCAGAAAAATTACCAGAACACTTTGAGGAAATTAAGGCAAAAATTGATAGCATGTTCTAAGGTGAGATAATGAGATTTAATATAGATGAGTGGGAACCAAAAACAACCATTGGAAGGATGGTTAAAGAAGGACAAATAACTGACATTGATTACATATTAGACAATAACTTACCAATCTTAGAGCCTGAAATAGTTGATGCACTTCTTCCAGATTTGGAAGAGAAAGTTTTAGATGTTAAGTTAGTTCAGAGAATGCACAAGTCTGGAAGAAGAGCAAGATTTAGAGCAACTGTTGTTGTAGGAAACAGAAATGGTTATGTTGGTGTAGGAAAAGGTAAGGCTAAAGAAGTTGGGCCAGCAATAAGAAAAGCTATAGCTCAAGCAAAGAAAAATATTATTAGAGTTAAGAGAGGTTGTGGTTCCTGGGAGTGTGGTTGTGGAACTCCTCACTCAATACCATACAAAGGTTATGGAAAGTGTGGAAGTACTGCAATAGAGATATTACCTGCACCAAAAGGTGTTGGTTTAGTTGCTGGAGATGTCGCTAAGGCAGTTTTAGGATTGGCAGGAATTAAAGACGTTTGGACAAAAACATTTGGAGAAACAAGAACTACTTACAACTTTGCAATGGCTACATTTGAAGCTTTAAAGAGTTTGAATTTTGTAAGAGTTATGGATAAGAGTAAAAAGAAATTAGGAATTATTGAAGGTAGAGTATTGTAAATCATTTTTATTTTGAAAAACCAACTATTTTAAAGTTTTATTTAAATTATTATTTTATATTCCATAATAATTAAGGTGAGAAATATGGCTTATGCTGTTATTAGAATAAGAGGTAGAATTGGAGTAAGAAGAGACATAGCAGACACCTTAAAAATGTTAAGGCTACATAAGGTTAATCACTGTGTAATTGTTCCAGAAACAGATACATTTAAAGGAATGTTACAAAAAGTTAAAGATTATGTAACATGGGGAGAAATTGATAAAGATACCTTAGTTAAATTAATCTTAAAAAGAGGTAGACTTCCAGGAAATAAGAGAATTACTCCAGAAATTATAAAGGAATTAACTGGAATGGATGTTGAAGAGTTAGCAGAAAAACTTATAAAGGGAGAAATTAAATTAAAAGAAACTCCATTAAAACCTGTATTTAGATTACATCCTCCAAGAAAAGGATTTGAAAGAAAGGGTATTAAGAAACCATTTAGTGTTGGAGGAGCTTTAGGATACAGAGGAGAAAAAATTAATGAACTTTTAGAAAAGATGATGTAAGGTGATAATTTATGATTAGAAAAAAGAAAAAAGTTAAAAAAATTAGAGGTTCAAGAACATGTGGTGGAGGTAGCCACAAAAAGAGAAGAGGAGCAGGGAACAGAGGAGGTAGAGGGTTAGCTGGAGGTCTTAAACACAAATGGACTTGGATTATAAAATACAAGCCAGATCACTTTGGTAAATATGGATTTAAGAGACATCCAAGTTTAGTTAAAGAATTAGAAACAATTAACGTTGGAGAGCTTGAAGAAATTGTATTGAAAAACCCTGATAAATTCGAAAAAGAAAATGACAAATTTATTGTTGATGTTATTGAGTTGGGATATGAAAAAGTTTTGGGTAAAGGAAAAGTAACAATTCCAATGATAGTTAAAGCAATTGAAGTTTCAGAAAAGGCAAGAGAAAAAATTGAAGCTGTTGGTGGAGAAGTTGTAGAGCTATAAAATCTCTTTATTTCTTTTTTATGTTTCATTTTATTAATTAATTCAAATTAATAGTTTTAAAAATTTTTTCTTATAGATTTTTGATAAAATATTTATATAAATGTTAAGACTATTTTATTAGAATAATCTCTTTATCTTAACTTTAATAATATAGTTTTTAATGTTTGAAAAGGTGAGATATTGGAAGAATTTATGAAAAAATTAATTCCGATATTAGAAAAAATTCCTGAAGTAGACTTACCTATTAGAGAATTATCTTTCAAAGAAAAACTTAAATGGACTGGAATAGTTTTGGTTCTATATTTCATTATGGGAACTATTGATGTTTATACAGGAGGAGCCCAAATCCCTGCAATATTTCAATTTTGGCAAACAGTAACTGCATCCAGAATAGGGACCTTAATTACATTAGGTATTGGTCCAATTGTTACTGCTGGTATTATTATGCAGTTATTAGTTGGGGCTGGAATTATAAAAATGGACTTGTCAATTCCTGAAAATCGGGCTTTATTTCAAGGTTGTCAAAAACTATTATCTATAATCATGTGTTTTGTTGAGGCTGTTATGTTCGTTGGAGCTGGAGCTTTTGGACATCTACCTATTTTATTGGCACTTTTAGTAATTATACAAATAGCAATAGGTTCGATAATCTTAATATATTTAGACGAAATCGTTTCAAAGTATGGAATTGGCTCTGGAATTGGATTATTTATTGCCGCAGGAGTTTCACAAGTAATATTTGTTGGAGCATTTGGTCCTGAAGGATATTTATGGAGATTTTTTGGAAGTCTAATTAATGGAATGCCTAATTTTGAATATCTTGCACCAATACTTGGAACAATAATAGTATTCTTAATGGTTGTTTATGCTGAATGTTTAAGAGTAGAAATTCCTTTAGCTCATGGTAGAATTAAAGGTGCTGTTGGTAAATACCCTATAAGATTTGTTTATACTTCAAACATTCCAGTAATCTTATCTGCGGCATTATTTGCTAATATTCAACTCTGGGGATTAGTGTTAAGTAGATTAGGTATCCCATTACTTGGACACTATGTAAGTGGAAGACCTGTTGATGGAATAGCATATTATTTATCAACACCTTATGGACTAACAAGTGTATTTACAGATCCTCTACATGCTTTAGTATATATGATAGCAATGATAGTTTGTTGTATATTCTTTGGTATATTTTGGGTAGAAACTACTGGATTAGATCCAAAGAGTATGGCTAAAAGAATTGGCTCATTGGGTATGGCTATTAAAGGATTTAGAAAAAGTGAAAAGGCTATCGAGCAGAGATTGAGAAGATATATTCCTCCATTAACTGTAATGAGTTCAGCCTTCGTTGGATTTTTAGCCGCTATAGCTGATTTTATTGGAGCATTAGGTGGAGGAACCGGGGTTTTATTAACAGTTTCTATTGTGTATAGAATGTATGAGCAGATTTTAAAAGATAAAGTAAAAGAATTACATCCATCAATAGCAAAATTGTTAAATAAGTAAAAATAATTAAAGTTTTAATAATAAAGAAATTGTGAGGTGATACTATTATGAAAAATAAGGTCGTAGTAATAGTAGGAGTTCCAGGAGTAGGGTCAACAACAGTTACAAACAAGGCAATAGAAGAACTAAAAAAAGAAGGAATAGAATATAAAATAGTTAATTTTGGAACAGTAATGTTTGAAATTGCTAAAGAAGAAGGTTTAGTAGAGCATAGAGACCAGTTAAGAAAGTTACCTCCAGATGTCCAGAAAAGAATACAAAAGTTAGCAGGTAAAAAAATAGCTGAAATGGCAAAAGAGGCGAATATTGTAGTCGATACTCACAGCACTATAAAAACTCCTAAGGGTTATCTACCAGGACTTCCTGCATGGGTCTTAGAAGAATTACAGCCTGATATCATTGTTTTAATTGAGGCTGAAACTGATGAAATATTAATGAGAAGGTTATCAGA from Methanocaldococcus lauensis encodes the following:
- a CDS encoding 50S ribosomal protein L14, which codes for MKAIGSKPVRALPVGARCICADNTGAKEVEIIAVRNYKGVARRLPTARVGDMVIVTVKKGTPEMRKQVLPAVVIRQRKEIRRPDGTRVKFADNAVVIVTPDGNPKGSDIKGPVAKEAAERWPGIARIAKIII
- the rplX gene encoding 50S ribosomal protein L24, encoding MAFTKSKQPRKQRKALFNAPLHLRRKVMSAMLSKELKEKLGKNAIPVRKGDVVRIMRGDFKGLEGEVTKVDLKRYRIHVEGAYNKRQDGKEVPYPIHPSNVMIIKLYDKDERRFKHIKK
- a CDS encoding 30S ribosomal protein S4e, which encodes MGKKGPKRHLKRLAAPVRWELPRKVAKFTVRPLPGAHPMSESLPLLLIIRDILKYADNAREAKKIIKMGKVLVDGRVRKEEKLPVGLMDVVSLPDANENYRVLFDRKGRIKLNPTENPDLKLCKIKNKTVVKGGHIQLNLHDGRNILIRVSDPTNPKEDVYKTGDTLLITIPDQEIKAHIPFEVGKLAYITGGKHVGDFARIVEIEKRGIYPDIVTLENLEGDKFKTVKDYVFVVGDEEPIIKL
- a CDS encoding 50S ribosomal protein L5; protein product: MSFEELWQKNPMLKPRIEKVVVNFGVGESGDRLTKGEKVIEELTGQKPIRTRAKQTNPTFGIRKKLPIGLKVTLRGKKAEEFLKNAFEAFQKEGKKLYDYSFDDYGNFSFGIHEHIDFPGQKYDPMIGIFGMDVCVTLERPGFRVKRRKRCRAKVPRRHRLTREEAIEFIEKTFGIKVERVLEEEETQ
- a CDS encoding 30S ribosomal protein S14, which translates into the protein MAKKPWKKKYGYGIRPCQRCGHVGPGLIRKYGLNLCRQCFREIAHKLGFKKLD
- a CDS encoding 30S ribosomal protein S8, which codes for MSLMDPLANALNHISNCERVGKKVVYIKPASKLIGRVLKVMQDHGYIGEFEFIEDGRGGIYKVELVGKINKCGAIKPRFPVKKFGYEKFEKRYLPARDFGILIVSTTQGVMSHEEAKKRGLGGRLLAYVY
- a CDS encoding 50S ribosomal protein L6 → MPVAAYLERRIKIPENVQVEINNNEIVVKSGGKELKRKFEHPKIVIKKEGDEIVVSCEYPRRKDKAMIGTITAHINNMIKGVTEGFTYKLKIRYAHFPMKVSVKGNEVIIENFLGEKHPRRAKILEGVTVKVSGEDVIVTGIDKEKVGQTAANIEQATRIKNRDPRVFQDGIYIVEKAGKVI
- a CDS encoding 50S ribosomal protein L32e, with protein sequence MDRLLRLRFKLKMKKPDFIRQEAHRHKRLGEKWRRPKGRHSKMRLKWKEKPPVVEIGYRMPKAVRGLHPSGLEDVLVYNVKDLEKLNPETQGARIASTVGKRKKIEIIKRARELGIRILNISEEKQEELLKFAEKLNNNNENE
- a CDS encoding 50S ribosomal protein L19e; translation: MDVSVQRKLAAEILKCGIDRVWIDPTQLERVKMAMTRDDIRSLIKDGVIKKKQKKGISSARVKKLKEQKKKGRRRGPGSRRGAAGARTPPKERWMATIRALRKTLKYLRDSGKIDRKVYRKLYRMAKGGAFRSKSHLFLYMKEHDLLKQ
- a CDS encoding 50S ribosomal protein L18, which encodes MATGPTYRVKFRRRREAKTDYRKRLKLLLSRKPRLVVRKSLNHCIAQIVLYDEKGDKTVVSAHSRELIKLGYKGHTGNLPSAYLTGYLLGKKALAKGYTEAVLDIGLHRATKGAAVFAMLKGALDAGMNIPHGEEILPSEDRIRGEHIKAYAEMLKEEDEEKYKRQFSKYLEKGLEPEKLPEHFEEIKAKIDSMF
- the rpsE gene encoding 30S ribosomal protein S5 — encoded protein: MRFNIDEWEPKTTIGRMVKEGQITDIDYILDNNLPILEPEIVDALLPDLEEKVLDVKLVQRMHKSGRRARFRATVVVGNRNGYVGVGKGKAKEVGPAIRKAIAQAKKNIIRVKRGCGSWECGCGTPHSIPYKGYGKCGSTAIEILPAPKGVGLVAGDVAKAVLGLAGIKDVWTKTFGETRTTYNFAMATFEALKSLNFVRVMDKSKKKLGIIEGRVL
- the rpmD gene encoding 50S ribosomal protein L30, with protein sequence MAYAVIRIRGRIGVRRDIADTLKMLRLHKVNHCVIVPETDTFKGMLQKVKDYVTWGEIDKDTLVKLILKRGRLPGNKRITPEIIKELTGMDVEELAEKLIKGEIKLKETPLKPVFRLHPPRKGFERKGIKKPFSVGGALGYRGEKINELLEKMM
- a CDS encoding uL15m family ribosomal protein; the encoded protein is MIRKKKKVKKIRGSRTCGGGSHKKRRGAGNRGGRGLAGGLKHKWTWIIKYKPDHFGKYGFKRHPSLVKELETINVGELEEIVLKNPDKFEKENDKFIVDVIELGYEKVLGKGKVTIPMIVKAIEVSEKAREKIEAVGGEVVEL
- the secY gene encoding preprotein translocase subunit SecY translates to MKKLIPILEKIPEVDLPIRELSFKEKLKWTGIVLVLYFIMGTIDVYTGGAQIPAIFQFWQTVTASRIGTLITLGIGPIVTAGIIMQLLVGAGIIKMDLSIPENRALFQGCQKLLSIIMCFVEAVMFVGAGAFGHLPILLALLVIIQIAIGSIILIYLDEIVSKYGIGSGIGLFIAAGVSQVIFVGAFGPEGYLWRFFGSLINGMPNFEYLAPILGTIIVFLMVVYAECLRVEIPLAHGRIKGAVGKYPIRFVYTSNIPVILSAALFANIQLWGLVLSRLGIPLLGHYVSGRPVDGIAYYLSTPYGLTSVFTDPLHALVYMIAMIVCCIFFGIFWVETTGLDPKSMAKRIGSLGMAIKGFRKSEKAIEQRLRRYIPPLTVMSSAFVGFLAAIADFIGALGGGTGVLLTVSIVYRMYEQILKDKVKELHPSIAKLLNK
- a CDS encoding adenylate kinase, with the translated sequence MKNKVVVIVGVPGVGSTTVTNKAIEELKKEGIEYKIVNFGTVMFEIAKEEGLVEHRDQLRKLPPDVQKRIQKLAGKKIAEMAKEANIVVDTHSTIKTPKGYLPGLPAWVLEELQPDIIVLIEAETDEILMRRLSDETRQRDFESTVDIGEHIFMNRCAAMTYAVLTGATVKIIKNRDFLLDKAVKELVEVLK